The Schistocerca serialis cubense isolate TAMUIC-IGC-003099 chromosome 10, iqSchSeri2.2, whole genome shotgun sequence genome includes a region encoding these proteins:
- the LOC126424589 gene encoding POU domain, class 3, transcription factor 3-like — protein MGAATPTTASAAPAVDVRERRRSSTTGDPPQPATLVWGLVPEAVHAKAGWQPPPLADSAPASAPGLTVEFKAGSPEGADQPPHPQHQQQHQQHQFNIFPAIFSRQLNFAAATAAGGSPCGGVGVVGGGMQSPGGGGGGGGGAGGGGAGAGNGGGKLMEELRVGGLLGLVDDHHHHHHHHHHHLAAAAAAHHSAAAAHHAAASAGGGNASGGGGGGGSASSHHHDSKRGIKSGAAGGASGGGAGSGGGGAGSAAAAAAAAAAAEDFSALYALPPPHAAAAAAAAAAAAAAAAASAGADQTPPPAQQPPPQSAAGGGQHTPPTPLGRNLADHAGDCVVRYVLR, from the coding sequence AGCACGACTGGAGACCCGCCGCAGCCGGCGACGCTGGTGTGGGGCCTGGTGCCGGAAGCGGTTCATGCCAAGGCCGGCTGGCAGCCGCCCCCGCTAGCGGACTccgcccccgcctccgcccccgGCCTCACCGTGGAGTTCAAGGCGGGCTCCCCCGAGGGGGCCGACCAGCCCCCGCACccccagcaccagcagcagcaccagcagcaccaGTTCAACATCTTCCCCGCCATCTTCTCGCGCCAGCTCAACTTCGCCGCGGCCACGGCGGCGGGCGGTAGCCCctgcggcggcgtcggcgtcgtcgGGGGCGGCATGCAGTcacccggcggcggcggcgggggcggcggaggcgccggCGGCGGAGGCGCCGGCGCCGGCAACGGAGGCGGCAAGCTGATGGAGGAGCTGCGCGTCGGAGGCCTGCTGGGCCTCGTGgacgaccaccaccaccatcaccaccaccaccaccatcacctggCGGCGGCTGCCGCGGcgcaccactcggctgccgccgcgcaccacgccgccgcctccgccggggGCGGCAACGCCTCCggtggcgggggcggaggcggctcGGCGTCGTCGCACCACCACGACAGCAAGCGCGGCATCAAGTccggggcggcgggcggcgcctcCGGGGGCGGAGCGGGCTCCGGCGGCGGCGGAGCGGGctcggcggcggccgcggcggcggcggcggccgcggcggaaGACTTCTCGGCGCTGTACGCGCTGCCGCCCCCgcacgcggcggcggcggcggctgcagcggcggcggctgcggcggccgcTGCCGCCTCCGCGGGGGCGGACCAGACGCCGCCTCCGGCGCAGCAGCCTCCCCCACAGAGCGCAGCCGGGGGCGGTCAGCACACGCCCCCGACGCCGCTCGGTCGCAACCTGGCGGACCACGCCG